In a genomic window of Urocitellus parryii isolate mUroPar1 chromosome 2, mUroPar1.hap1, whole genome shotgun sequence:
- the Cldn8 gene encoding claudin-8 produces the protein MATYALQIAGLVLGGVGMVGTVAVTIMPQWRVSAFIGSNIVVFENLWEGLWMNCMRHANIRMQCKVYDSLLALSPDLQASRGLMCAASVLSFLAFMTAILGMKCTRCTGDNENVKSRILLTAGIIFIVTGMVVLIPVSWVANSIIRDFYNPIVDAAQKRELGEALYIGWTTALVLIAGGALFCCVFCGTEKRSSYRYSIPSHRTTQKSFHMEKKSPSIYSKSQYV, from the coding sequence ATGGCAACCTACGCTCTGCAAATCGCTGGACTGGTGCTTGGTGGAGTTGGCATGGTGGGCACGGTGGCTGTCACCATCATGCCTCAGTGGAGGGTGTCTGCCTTCATTGGAAGCAACATTGTGGTATTTGAAAACCTCTGGGAAGGACTGTGGATGAACTGCATGAGGCATGCCAACATCAGGATGCAATGCAAAGTCTATGATTCCCTGCTGGCTCTTTCTCCAGACCTACAGGCTTCCAGAGGATTAATGTGTGCAGCTTCTGTGCTGTCCTTCCTGGCTTTTATGACAGCCATCCTTGGCATGAAGTGTACCAGGTGTACTGGGGACAACGAGAACGTGAAGAGTCGCATCCTGCTAACGGCTGGAATCATCTTCATTGTcacaggcatggtggtgctcatCCCTGTGAGCTGGGTTGCCAATTCCATCATCAGAGACTTCTACAACCCCATAGTGGACGCTGCCCAGAAACGTGAGCTGGGAGAAGCCCTCTACATAGGTTGGACCACAGCACTGGTGCTGATTGCTGGAGGGGCACTATTCTGCTGTGTCTTCTGTGGCACTGAAAAGAGAAGTAGCTACAGATACTCAATACCATCTCACCGCACCACTCAGAAGAGCTTTCACATGGAAAAGAAGTCTCCGAGCATATACTCCAAAAGTCAGTATGTGTAG